Sequence from the Eriocheir sinensis breed Jianghai 21 chromosome 22, ASM2467909v1, whole genome shotgun sequence genome:
AGACTTGTTGAGAATCGGGACAAAAATAAGTGGGGTTGACAAGAGTCTCGCTGAAGACATTGAAGGCCATTTCAACGCAAATGACCTCTGAGCTGCCTACCGAACCCTAAAGAAGCTTCTATTTGAGCCTCACTCTTAGTTTAGCCCAATCTGAAcagcaggcggtggctgaatggttagcgtgcgggcgcagCTTCCAGGAGGACACAGGGTCGCGCCCCTCCCGCCGTTACAAACATACTGGCAAGttttcagtcactgctgagtgACTTAGACttcccacatactgtcctgaagactataTCAACCCAGGCTCTAGATTTTTTCTAAAAGGAGGGTCAAAGACGAGCTCCGGGTAGCAGTATGAGtcaagcaaaatggcgccactttaaacacatgcctgcgccataacaggctggacCCAccgagaaagcctaccggcgctattggcaaaaagttaaaaaggaagaTGGTATTCCTGCGTCTGACATGGATGGGCAGATAGCTCGTTGGGCAATTGTACACGGCGAATCCCCAGAGCAAGCAGCTCCTAACTGCTTGGCTACAAATAGCGGATGTTGAGCCACCATTTAAAGAAAGCCCAACCttgacgaggtcagagaggctgtggtaAAGTTGAGAGGTGGAAAGGCAGCTGATATCTGTAACATCAGTGAGGAGCTACTTTAAGCTGGAGGTGAGGTCATGGGCCATGGGTTGCATGCGAACTTGACTATTGTATGGCAATCTGGTAATACTCCTTGCTGAAAGAGGGTGCTGGTCGTTCCAGTATGGAAAGGTAAAGATGATCGTCAGGACTGCAACAACAACCGCAGTATTACACTGCCCAGTGTGCCCTCAATTGCTCATGGGAATTCGGAGCCACCTCCTAAAACAAGAGACCTGAACAGTACGGGTTTACGCCTTGTAAGTCTACCTATCCAGCAATGGTATGAAtacaagaggaagtggaagaggaggaaatggaggaggaggaggaagaggaggaggacctttcTGTGTTCTTAAGAAAATTACAGCAATTATCACTCGTGTACTTACTGGTGTGGTGACGCCTGTGATGCCGATAGCAGACTGCTGTGCCTTGCTTGCCGCCTCTTCCACATACAATGTAGCCTTCTCCACCCTTGCTGCCACCTCTTCTACCCtcgccgccacctcctccaccttcgctGTCCCATCACTGATCCttgcttccacctcttccaccctcgccgccaccgcctccaccctcGCTTTTCCATCATTGATCcttgcttccacctcctccatccttgTTGCTATTTCGTCCACCTTCCTCGCCACCTCATCCACTTTCACTGCTGTTTCATCCACCCTCTCCGCTGTTCTGTCCATTTTTATCGCCGCCGCCTCGACTCTCGCCACAGTCGCCTCCATCCTCGCCATGGCCGATGCAGCTTCATCGGAGCACCTGGTTGATTCTTGAGTTTCTTGGTGTGACTGTACGGCCACCGCACAGAGGTCACACTTTTGGGTCAATGAGGTCAGGGTCGCGGCTAATTTATTGATGTCCTCGAGAATCAAAGCCTCGGCGTTAACTAGCCTGTCGGTCACTAAGTCACCCGTGTCTTCACCAAGAgtctcaatttttttcttcaagttGGCCTCCAGCGTAGAGAGGTGGGTACGAACCGTTAGCAGTGAAGCTTCAGAACTACGACTCAAGATTTCGATCTGTCCCTTGAAGCCGGCCAGAACCTGAGGGTGGAGGGATAAATGAGAGAAGTTGTCCAAGAGGTCCCTCAAGTTAACatgccggcgctataggcagcacctaaaaaaaaaaagaaaaaaaagaaaacatgcctCGATTACACGGGCTACAGCATCCGTCCATCAGTAATGCACCCCGTTCCCGCGTCTGTGTCAAAAACAAAGCTAGCCACACGGCAAGATCTTAGGTACGCATTTTACTAACACGTTTCTCGAGGAATGTTGAAGGAGGAGCTGCATCACTAACTTTTGATGCTCATTAAATAGTCATAACATGATGGTGATATATAAGGGAATGATTTCATGTAAACAAAAGGTAGACAAAACGTGTCAAACAGCCTCCAAAACGATGGGATGAATCTTTTCCCAAATGGTCATATGGTGACTGATGATAATATTTATCAGAGTGATTGGAACGGACACCATTTAagatcgtattcttaaacatctcgtcACCTTAGTTTGCATGTTTGAAAAACCTCTCGTAGAAGTATCTGGGATttccatgggctgttttgtgaccctaatgATAGTTTTCCACGACTTCTGAGCCACGAAAGGAAAtatcacccatgaaaatccggttaaccttctctgtggccttggaaaatgtcCCCAATGGGAGCGCGATACGTTTATGACTATGGACCTTAGTACCTGAGCAGGGATGGCGTCCAGGCTGTTCCAGACCGGCTGTAGTGGATCCTCGGGACGCGTGGTGAGGGAGGCTGTGTCGGCTGTGTCGCCCAGGCTGGCTAAAGCTGACAACACTC
This genomic interval carries:
- the LOC127002003 gene encoding fibrinogen-like protein 1 isoform X1, giving the protein MPRQDQSSYQMVLVVMCVGVLSALASLGDTADTASLTTRPEDPLQPVWNSLDAIPAQVLAGFKGQIEILSRSSEASLLTVRTHLSTLEANLKKKIETLGEDTGDLVTDRLVNAEALILEDINKLAATLTSLTQKCDLCAVAVQSHQETQESTRCSDEAASAMARMEATVARVEAAAIKMDRTAERVDETAVKVDEVARKVDEIATRMEEVEARINDGKARVEAVAARVEEVEARISDGTAKVEEVAARVEEVAARVEKATLYVEEAASKAQQSAIGITGVTTPTNTTSPRYYPLDCADIHWRQPDAPSKVYLTYPTLEPQAPVSAFCDMGLSEAKETGGWTVVLRRQNTSWGLENFNRSWAEYTTGFGQPGKGEWWYGLAPLHALTFRQQYEAVFLLHDIEQGTFIATYTTFRVENEDRAFRLAVDGFSGNVSHDALSAMHHGRPFSTYDRDNDGLSTGSCAANNGGGWWYERCHRAALTATFPEGPDRDARTIRWNTPELWLVLDDVMLKIRPSNYSHRFTEYADGE
- the LOC127002003 gene encoding fibrinogen C domain-containing protein 1-like isoform X2, giving the protein MPRQDQSSYQMVLVVMCVGVLSALASLGDTADTASLTTRPEDPLQPVWNSLDAIPAQVLAGFKGQIEILSRSSEASLLTVRTHLSTLEANLKKKIETLGEDTGDLVTDRLVNAEALILEDINKLAATLTSLTQKCDLCAVAVQSHQETQESTRCSDEAASAMARMEATVARVEAAAIKMDRTAERVDETAVKVDEVARKVDEIATRMEEVEARINDGKARVEAVAARVEEVEARISDGTAKVEEVAARVEEVAARVEKATLYVEEAASKAQQSAIGITGVTTPTNTTSPRYYPLDCADIHWRQPDAPSKVYLTYPTLEPQAPVSAFCDMGLSEAKETGGWTVVLRRQNTSWGLENFNRSWAEYTTGFGQPGKGEWWYGLAPLHALTFRQQYEAVFLLHDIEQGTFIATYTTFRLHMVHRWPSGQCVYVVIQRTRLPPQDAESFQPLTSGGGLPTCCPADLQSTLTSASLIKRGTTSTPHILIT